In Silene latifolia isolate original U9 population chromosome X, ASM4854445v1, whole genome shotgun sequence, the following proteins share a genomic window:
- the LOC141618450 gene encoding mitochondrial carrier protein MTM1-like: protein MVESDHIINQQNKFNSWRSCDESSSSSSSICSNVGMNEADFSEELLRRQGIDIEGGSGTMAENVIDGTLLQQAQFQHQPRKKNGANDASSSNFATNALSAAGAAFLSAVIVNPLDVAKTRLQAQAAGVQYAHPLSNAMGRMAFFGPTMMFADLRCSPSCARAGIQGTVSICPPDCFQYKGTLDVLFKIVRQEGVTRLWRGTNAGLALAIPMVGIYMPFYDVFRIRMEQLADEHAPNMEPYVPFVAGALARSLACTTCYPIELARTRMQAFKEIGKKPPGVLKTLLGVVSNSSTSFNSTLQNFRFLWTGLGAQLARDVPYSAICWATLEPMRRRLIKQMGDETSAVTVLGSNFAAGFVAGSLAAGTTCPLDVARTRRQIEKDPLRAMRMTTRQTLMEIWRDGGMKGLFAGVGPRVARAGPSVGIVVSFYEVVKYVLHSRSSS, encoded by the exons ATGGTGGAATCTGATCACATAATCAACCAGCAAAATAAATTTAATAGTTGGAGGAGTTGTGATGAATCGTCTTCTTCGTCGTCGTCTATATGTTCAAATGTTGGGATGAATGAGGCTGATTTTTCAGAGGAATTGTTGAGGAGGCAGGGGATTGATATTGAAGGTGGCAGTGGTACTATGGCTGAAAATGTGATTGATGGAACCTTGTTACAGCAAGCTCAATTTCAGCATCAACCCAGGAAAAAAAATGGTGCAAATGATGCGAGTTCGAGTAATTTTGCTACCAATGCGCTTTCTGCAGCTGGTGCTGCCTTTCTGTCAGCCGTTATTGTTAACCCTCTTGATGTTGCCAAG ACTAGGTTGCAAGCTCAAGCTGCAGGAGTACAGTATGCTCATCCGTTAAGCAATGCCATGGGTCGAATGGCGTTTTTTGGCCCGACAATG ATGTTTGCTGACTTAAGGTGTTCACCCTCATGTGCGCGAGCTGGGATTCAAGGAACAGTGTCAATTTGCCCACCAGATTGTTTTCAGTATAAAGGAACATTAGACGTACTTTTCAAAATTGTTAGACAG GAAGGTGTTACAAGGCTATGGAGAGGAACAAATGCTGGCCTTGCACTTGCGATACCAATG GTAGGAATTTATATGCCTTTTTACGATGTATTCCGGATTCGCATGGAGCAATTAGCCGATGAACATGCCCCAAATATGGAGCCATATGTACCATTTGTTGCTGGTGCTTTGGCCCGCTCTCTAGCTTGCACCACGTGTTACCCTATCGAACTTGCGCGAACTCGGATGCAG GCCTTTAAGGAGATCGGAAAAAAGCCCCCTGGTGTACTGAAGACCCTTCTTGGGGTTGTTTCTAATAGCAGCACAAGTTTCAATAGCACAC TGCAAAATTTTCGCTTTCTTTGGACTGGTCTGGGAGCACAGTTGGCTCGTGATGTTCCCTACTCAGCTATCTGTTGGGCAACCCTTGAACCC ATGAGGAGGCGACTTATTAAACAAATGGGAGATGAAACAAGTGCGGTCACGGTCCTTGGTTCAAATTTTGCTGCTGGATTTGTTGCTGGAAGCCTTGCGGCAGGAACAACTTGTCCTTTGGATGTGGCAAGAACACGCCGACAAATAGAG AAAGATCCTCTCAGGGCCATGAGGATGACTACGAGGCAGACACTGATGGAGATTTGGAG GGATGGAGGTATGAAGGGCTTATTTGCAGGGGTTGGGCCTCGTGTTGCTCGTGCTGGCCCATCAGTCGGGATCGTGGTTTCCTTCTATGAAGTTGTGAAATACGTCTTGCATTCAAGGTCAAGTTCTTGA
- the LOC141620800 gene encoding uncharacterized protein LOC141620800 encodes MGDDKSQQSNIPQQNFHFVNPIYALSNQDGTGAKITHVTLTGPNYEEWAKGFRVALGAKRKLGFIDGTLKQKPSDPKEWDDWSTVNYTVIAWIFNTIDARLKSSISYREIAFDLWEDIRSRFSVANDIKIYQIQCDLANCKQKPGESVMDYYGRFKKLWDDITDFDALPNCD; translated from the coding sequence ATGGGTGACGACAAATCACAACAAAGTAACATTCCACAACAAAATTTTCATTTTGTCAATCCAATTTACGCTCTTTCAAATCAAGATGGTACGGGAGCCAAGATCACCCATGTGACTCTCACAGGACCAAACTACGAAGAATGGGCAAAAGGTTTCCGAGTTGCGTTGGGTGCAAAGAGGAAATTGGGGTTCATTGATGGAACTCTCAAACAGAAGCCGTCTGATCCGAAAgaatgggacgattggtcgactGTGAATTACACTGTCATAGCATGGATTTTTAACACTATAGATGCACGATTAAAATCGTCAATTTCATACCGCGAAATTGCCTTTGATCTCTGGGAGGATATTCGTTCGCGCTTCTCGGTGGCTAATGACATCAAAATCTACCAAATTCAATGCGATCTCGCAAACTGTAAGCAAAAACCTGGTGAGTCTGTTATGGATTATTATGGTAGATTTAAAAAGTTATGGGATGACATCACTGATTTTGATGCCCTGCCCAATTGTGACTGA